A part of Arachis hypogaea cultivar Tifrunner chromosome 12, arahy.Tifrunner.gnm2.J5K5, whole genome shotgun sequence genomic DNA contains:
- the LOC112729224 gene encoding probable methyltransferase PMT11 has product MGVMHDWCEAFDTYPRTYDFLHAANLLSAERKRCNVSSIMLEMDRILRPGGRVYIRDSIAIMDEIQDIAKAMGWQVTLRDTSEGPHASYRVLVCDKHLLHA; this is encoded by the exons ATGGGAGTTATGCATGACTG gtGTGAAGCATTTGACACCTACCCAAGAACCTATGATTTTCTGCATGCTGCCAACCTTCTTTCTGCAGAGCGCAAAAG ATGCAATGTGTCATCTATTATGCTTGAGATGGACCGAATACTAAGACCAGGAGGACGGGTATACATCCGCGATTCTATTGCCATCATGGATGAAATTCAAGACATTGCCAAGGCAATGGGGTGGCAAGTCACATTGAGAGATACATCTGAGGGGCCTCATGCTAGTTATAGAGTATTGGTGTGTGACAAGCACCTGCTACATGCTTGA